A genomic region of Lysinibacillus sp. 2017 contains the following coding sequences:
- a CDS encoding acyl dehydratase encodes MFKRLSPGLLFSMAALAAALLTPLVVLFYPIFHVQTFLYDASAFVLFPSGINFMLVSIACVVVILFCILLAYKRNVLTYIASVLLIGGSIGMLYMATLSYVKINDEQIVQQHLFDEQIVRWDDVNEVVLEYVIGDVGEYIFTANDGKQIIIPETGQFNSEAKSKIYQLTSQYNVRFIEREK; translated from the coding sequence ATGTTTAAAAGACTTTCACCGGGTTTACTTTTTTCAATGGCTGCGCTTGCGGCTGCACTATTGACACCGCTTGTGGTGCTATTTTATCCAATATTCCACGTACAAACATTTTTATATGATGCATCCGCATTTGTACTTTTTCCAAGTGGAATCAATTTTATGCTTGTTTCTATTGCGTGTGTTGTAGTGATATTGTTCTGTATTTTATTAGCTTATAAACGAAATGTATTAACATACATCGCTTCTGTGCTTTTAATTGGGGGAAGTATAGGGATGTTGTATATGGCGACATTAAGTTATGTGAAAATTAATGATGAGCAAATTGTACAGCAGCATTTATTTGATGAACAAATTGTTCGTTGGGATGATGTGAACGAAGTTGTACTGGAGTATGTCATTGGAGATGTTGGTGAATATATTTTTACCGCAAATGATGGTAAGCAAATTATTATTCCTGAAACAGGACAATTTAATTCAGAAGCAAAAAGTAAAATTTATCAATTAACGAGTCAATATAATGTGAGATTTATTGAGCGTGAAAAGTAA
- a CDS encoding aldo/keto reductase, producing MNLQTTKTLTNGVEMPCVGLGVYKMTNRDETLQAISTALDLGYRAVDTAALYYNEEEVGEAIRHSSVRREDIFVTTKVWNSDQGYDNTLRAFETSLKKLNMDYVDLYLTHWPVEGKFTDTYRAIERLYDEKLIRVPGVSNHHEHHLKEIIASCNIAPMVNQIELHPYLSQAPLRAFCAEQNIAVTAWSPLGRGNVLNDKTIMNIAKEYDVTPAQIILRWHLQNDVIVIPKSVTPTRIKENSELFHFELTKETMEQLNDLNCNERFGQNPDNFKFDF from the coding sequence ATGAATTTACAAACTACGAAAACATTAACAAATGGTGTAGAAATGCCCTGCGTTGGTTTAGGGGTTTATAAAATGACAAATCGTGATGAAACTTTGCAAGCCATTTCAACAGCCCTTGATTTAGGGTATCGCGCGGTAGATACAGCAGCACTTTATTACAACGAAGAAGAGGTTGGAGAAGCAATTCGTCATTCATCCGTACGACGTGAAGATATTTTTGTCACTACGAAAGTCTGGAATAGTGATCAAGGCTACGACAATACATTACGAGCATTTGAAACATCCCTAAAAAAGTTAAATATGGATTATGTGGACCTTTATTTAACACATTGGCCAGTGGAAGGGAAATTTACAGATACGTACCGTGCCATTGAACGATTATATGATGAAAAATTAATTCGCGTGCCAGGTGTATCTAATCACCATGAACATCATTTAAAAGAAATCATAGCGAGTTGCAATATCGCACCAATGGTCAACCAAATTGAACTACATCCTTATTTAAGTCAGGCGCCATTACGAGCATTTTGCGCGGAACAAAATATCGCGGTAACAGCCTGGTCACCACTTGGCCGCGGGAATGTGTTAAATGATAAAACGATTATGAATATTGCTAAAGAGTATGATGTAACGCCAGCACAAATCATTTTACGTTGGCACTTGCAAAATGATGTAATTGTCATTCCAAAATCCGTAACACCAACACGTATTAAAGAAAATAGCGAACTGTTTCATTTTGAATTAACAAAAGAAACAATGGAACAGCTAAATGATTTGAATTGTAACGAGCGTTTCGGACAAAATCCAGATAACTTTAAATTCGATTTTTAA
- a CDS encoding long-chain fatty acid--CoA ligase, with protein sequence MMDTQLILTGFLKRAERYFPNKQIISRTSPTKTHRIPFKDYAKRTRKLADALTKLGMTRGTKVGTFAWNHHRHLEAYFAIPCSGAILHTINIRLAPEHIIYIINHAEDEILLIDGDLFPLVEPALVHLKSVKHIIVMSDDPVAPTSSFPNVHSYEQLLQEADEHFAFPDDLDENMEAGMCYTSATTGMPKGVVYTHRSIVLHSIALGLAESFGLNESDVALPIVPMFHVNAWGFPFAALNFGATLVLPGPMFTPALLLDLMEQEKVTSSAGVPTIWMGVLAEQEKQPRDLSSIRLIISGGSASPKGLIQAFNEKLGVPYINAYGMTETSPLVSMSHPTTQMLEEYDANELLDLRVTQGLTASLIDTEVVNENGPVPWDGETMGELRIRGPWIASEYYKDDRTNEAFRDGWLYTGDIAVLTKEGYIKITDRTKDLIKSGGEWISSVDLENALMSHSAVAEAAVIAVPHPKWQERPLACVVLKEGVIVSKEELIASLEKDFAKWWLPDDVVFLDEIPKTSVGKFLKAKLREELKDYQIPTS encoded by the coding sequence ATGATGGATACACAGTTAATTTTGACAGGATTTTTAAAACGCGCGGAACGTTATTTTCCCAACAAACAAATCATTTCTCGAACAAGCCCCACAAAAACACATCGCATTCCCTTTAAAGACTATGCAAAACGTACACGAAAATTAGCCGATGCGTTAACAAAACTTGGCATGACACGCGGTACGAAAGTCGGTACATTTGCATGGAATCATCATCGCCATTTAGAGGCGTACTTTGCGATTCCATGTAGCGGTGCAATCTTACACACGATTAATATTCGCCTTGCACCTGAACATATTATTTATATTATTAATCACGCAGAAGATGAAATTTTATTAATAGACGGGGATCTTTTCCCATTAGTAGAACCGGCATTAGTACACTTAAAATCAGTGAAGCATATTATCGTCATGAGTGATGATCCAGTCGCACCAACATCAAGTTTTCCAAATGTGCATAGCTATGAGCAATTACTACAAGAAGCGGATGAGCACTTCGCATTTCCAGATGATTTAGATGAAAATATGGAAGCAGGCATGTGCTATACATCAGCAACAACAGGCATGCCAAAAGGGGTTGTATATACACACCGCAGTATCGTGTTACACAGTATAGCGCTCGGTCTGGCAGAATCATTTGGACTAAATGAAAGTGACGTTGCGCTTCCGATTGTGCCGATGTTCCACGTAAATGCATGGGGCTTCCCATTTGCTGCGCTCAATTTCGGCGCAACGCTAGTACTGCCTGGGCCGATGTTTACGCCTGCTCTTTTACTTGATTTAATGGAACAAGAAAAAGTAACATCTTCTGCTGGTGTACCAACGATTTGGATGGGCGTGCTTGCTGAGCAAGAAAAGCAACCGCGCGACTTATCATCGATTCGATTAATTATCTCAGGTGGCTCGGCTTCTCCTAAAGGATTAATCCAAGCATTTAACGAAAAATTAGGCGTACCATATATCAATGCATACGGGATGACTGAAACGTCGCCACTTGTTAGTATGTCGCATCCAACAACGCAAATGCTGGAAGAGTATGATGCCAATGAATTATTAGATTTACGTGTGACACAGGGTCTTACAGCGTCACTAATTGATACAGAAGTGGTAAATGAAAATGGTCCCGTTCCTTGGGATGGTGAAACAATGGGTGAACTTCGCATTCGCGGTCCTTGGATTGCTTCTGAATACTATAAAGATGATCGTACAAATGAAGCGTTCCGTGATGGTTGGCTTTATACAGGAGATATCGCGGTATTAACAAAAGAAGGCTATATTAAAATTACTGACCGTACGAAAGATCTTATTAAATCAGGGGGTGAATGGATTTCATCTGTTGATTTAGAAAACGCACTGATGTCACATTCAGCAGTGGCCGAAGCAGCTGTGATTGCTGTACCACATCCAAAATGGCAGGAGCGTCCTCTCGCTTGTGTCGTATTAAAAGAGGGTGTAATTGTATCAAAAGAAGAATTGATTGCTTCACTAGAAAAAGATTTCGCAAAATGGTGGCTACCAGATGATGTTGTATTCTTAGATGAGATTCCTAAAACATCGGTTGGAAAGTTCTTAAAAGCAAAACTACGTGAAGAATTAAAGGATTACCAAATTCCAACAAGCTAA
- a CDS encoding VOC family protein, with protein MATHFHKKPNLYTSHVQLKVSNLAQSIEYYTTIIGFKVLEQTDKAAYLTTDGKTSLVSLVEVQNAQPLKPGFTGLYHLALLLPSRKDLGNIVQHFVNLNVRLGAADHDVSEALYLNDPDGNGIEIYIDRDESEWTWFEGEQVNMVTEQLNFQPILAAADGKWDGLPEGTVMGHVHLSVANLAKSEEFYTNVLDYTVVTRYGAQALFVSTGKYHHHFGLNTWNSANGHVPTDDMVGLKSFTVVLKDLDYAETVKNNLQLNGYPIETFKEAPSHGGKQLFSTVDPSGLRIVFTVDGN; from the coding sequence ATGGCAACGCATTTTCATAAAAAACCAAATTTATATACATCTCATGTCCAACTAAAAGTATCCAACTTAGCACAATCAATCGAATACTACACAACAATTATTGGCTTTAAAGTGCTAGAACAAACAGACAAAGCCGCCTATTTAACAACCGATGGGAAAACGAGCCTAGTGTCTTTAGTAGAAGTGCAAAACGCACAACCATTAAAACCTGGCTTTACTGGCCTTTACCATCTTGCTTTACTATTACCCTCTCGCAAGGACTTAGGAAACATCGTGCAACACTTTGTCAATTTAAATGTACGTTTAGGCGCTGCCGATCATGACGTATCTGAAGCATTATATTTAAATGATCCCGATGGTAACGGTATTGAAATTTACATTGACCGCGATGAATCAGAGTGGACTTGGTTCGAGGGTGAGCAAGTAAACATGGTAACTGAACAATTAAACTTCCAACCAATCTTAGCAGCTGCGGATGGTAAATGGGACGGCTTACCTGAAGGAACTGTAATGGGACACGTTCATCTTTCTGTTGCAAACCTTGCCAAATCAGAAGAATTTTATACAAATGTACTAGATTATACGGTTGTCACACGTTACGGTGCACAAGCCTTATTCGTTTCAACAGGTAAATACCATCACCATTTCGGCTTAAATACGTGGAATAGCGCAAATGGTCACGTACCAACTGACGATATGGTCGGTTTAAAATCATTCACTGTAGTATTAAAAGATTTAGACTACGCTGAAACAGTTAAAAATAACTTACAATTAAACGGCTATCCAATTGAAACATTCAAAGAAGCTCCTTCTCACGGTGGTAAACAACTATTCTCAACAGTTGATCCAAGTGGCTTACGCATCGTATTCACAGTAGACGGAAATTAA
- the trmL gene encoding tRNA (uridine(34)/cytosine(34)/5-carboxymethylaminomethyluridine(34)-2'-O)-methyltransferase TrmL produces MPNHIVLYQPEIPANTGNIARTCAGTNTSLHLIRPLGFSTDDKMLKRAGLDYWEYVNVVYHDSLEDFLEYSKGGDIYLIETYSDEPFTTHDFSDTSRDMYFMFGRETTGLPKDFAQERADMCLRIPQSDHVRSLNLSNTAAIVIYEALRQQNYPGLK; encoded by the coding sequence GTGCCAAATCATATTGTTTTATATCAACCAGAAATTCCAGCAAATACAGGGAATATTGCCCGTACTTGTGCTGGTACAAATACATCGCTCCATTTAATTCGTCCGTTAGGTTTTTCTACAGACGATAAAATGTTAAAGCGTGCGGGTCTTGATTATTGGGAGTATGTTAATGTTGTTTATCACGATTCATTAGAAGATTTCCTTGAGTATAGTAAGGGCGGGGATATTTATTTAATTGAAACGTATAGTGATGAGCCGTTTACAACTCATGATTTTAGTGACACGTCGCGTGACATGTATTTCATGTTTGGCCGTGAAACTACAGGCTTACCGAAAGACTTTGCCCAGGAACGCGCGGACATGTGCTTACGTATACCACAAAGTGATCATGTGCGTTCATTAAATTTATCGAACACGGCGGCAATCGTAATTTACGAAGCGCTTCGCCAACAAAATTATCCAGGGTTAAAATAA
- the queG gene encoding tRNA epoxyqueuosine(34) reductase QueG: protein MKVDQLQAELIEYAQSIGVDKIGFTTSAPFHELKNRLRRQQELGYQSGFEESDVELRTEPLKLLDNAESIVAIAVAYPSRMQDAPQGKKGERRGIFCRASWGVDYHTAVRERLQLLEAWLAERVPDVKVKSMVDTGELVDRAVAERAGIGWSGKNCSIITPEFGSYVYLGEIMTNIPFAPDTPMEDGCGDCNLCMDVCPTGAIVAPGQLNSQRCIAFLTQTKGFLPDEFRAKIGNRLYGCDTCQTVCPKNKGKLNWIHDEFTPDPELAKPLLQPLLSISNKEFKAKFGHVSGSWRGKKPIQRNAILALAHFKEEAAMPDLIDVLQKDERPVLRGTAAWAIGKIGAENAQEVLITAKAKEQDEEVLAEIEKGLAFLSR from the coding sequence ATGAAAGTTGATCAGCTACAGGCTGAATTAATCGAATATGCGCAATCAATTGGTGTTGATAAAATTGGTTTTACAACATCTGCACCATTTCACGAATTAAAAAACCGATTGCGCCGTCAACAAGAGCTCGGGTATCAATCAGGATTTGAAGAGTCTGATGTTGAATTACGTACAGAGCCGTTAAAATTATTAGATAATGCGGAAAGTATTGTTGCAATTGCTGTTGCTTACCCATCACGTATGCAAGATGCGCCACAAGGAAAGAAGGGGGAGCGCCGAGGGATTTTCTGCCGCGCTTCTTGGGGCGTCGATTATCATACGGCAGTACGTGAACGCTTGCAACTACTTGAAGCTTGGTTAGCTGAGCGTGTGCCAGATGTAAAGGTGAAATCAATGGTTGATACGGGGGAGCTAGTTGACCGAGCTGTGGCGGAGCGTGCGGGGATTGGCTGGAGCGGTAAAAACTGTTCCATTATTACACCGGAATTCGGATCCTATGTATATTTAGGTGAAATCATGACGAATATCCCGTTTGCACCAGATACACCGATGGAAGACGGTTGTGGGGACTGCAATCTTTGTATGGATGTTTGTCCTACTGGTGCGATTGTTGCACCAGGCCAGTTAAACTCGCAACGCTGCATTGCCTTTTTAACACAGACAAAAGGTTTTTTACCAGATGAATTCCGCGCCAAAATCGGTAATCGCTTATACGGCTGCGATACATGTCAAACCGTTTGTCCGAAAAATAAAGGTAAGTTAAACTGGATACATGATGAATTTACGCCAGACCCAGAACTTGCAAAGCCATTATTACAACCGCTGTTATCAATTTCTAATAAAGAATTTAAAGCAAAATTCGGTCATGTGTCTGGCTCTTGGCGTGGGAAAAAACCGATTCAGCGCAATGCTATTTTAGCGCTTGCCCATTTTAAAGAAGAAGCGGCAATGCCTGATTTAATCGACGTTTTACAAAAAGACGAACGTCCAGTTTTACGAGGTACGGCTGCTTGGGCAATTGGAAAAATTGGTGCAGAAAATGCACAGGAAGTTTTAATTACTGCAAAGGCGAAAGAACAAGATGAAGAAGTGTTAGCTGAAATTGAAAAAGGGCTCGCATTTCTAAGTCGATAA
- a CDS encoding B3/4 domain-containing protein, whose translation MNISMNDSLFSVNNQFKIGLIHYNKIIVSESPQMIKGRTQLYQENLYLELQETPVTERVGIKEWRQLWKAFGADPNRYRHSAESLMRRIAKQNYLTPFHSAVDLNNFFSLQYEIPIGIYDVASIKGDIEIAIGTNETGYEGLNGRHNSLENIIHSKDSLGAFGSPFVDSMRTATSENTTEALHIFYLRPSLGESECKQLLKSSGKMFTQISGGDFNIALLTENNRKIAF comes from the coding sequence ATGAACATTTCAATGAATGATTCACTTTTCTCAGTTAATAACCAATTTAAAATTGGCCTTATCCATTATAACAAAATTATTGTCTCAGAATCTCCTCAAATGATTAAAGGTCGTACACAACTTTACCAAGAAAACTTATATTTAGAGTTACAAGAAACACCAGTAACCGAACGCGTGGGAATTAAAGAATGGCGTCAGTTATGGAAAGCATTTGGCGCAGATCCTAACCGTTATCGTCACTCGGCCGAAAGCTTAATGCGACGTATCGCGAAGCAAAATTATTTAACACCATTCCACTCAGCAGTCGATTTAAACAATTTCTTTTCACTGCAATATGAAATTCCAATTGGGATTTATGATGTTGCGAGCATTAAAGGCGATATTGAAATAGCAATTGGCACTAATGAAACAGGTTATGAGGGATTAAATGGCCGTCACAATTCCCTTGAAAACATCATTCATTCAAAAGATTCACTCGGTGCATTTGGTAGCCCGTTTGTTGATTCAATGCGCACAGCTACATCTGAAAACACAACAGAAGCACTGCATATCTTTTATTTACGTCCGTCATTAGGTGAAAGTGAATGCAAACAATTACTTAAAAGTTCTGGTAAAATGTTTACACAAATTAGTGGTGGGGATTTTAACATCGCACTCCTTACAGAAAACAATCGTAAAATAGCCTTTTAA
- a CDS encoding LD-carboxypeptidase, with product MKIRPARLQTGDTVGLVSLSSPINIEALGDKLALLDELGLHYKLGQTIQAYEGYLAGTDEERLADFHQMVQDSEVKAIFLVKGGYGISRLLDKISYPLLEDNPKIVWGFSDVTALHIPVNEYSNIVTFHGPMLSSPNGELDELSKKMFQQLFVPMEIEYAEHISPLHTIVPGVVRGEVTGGNLNRIVSTLGTKFEIDMRNKVVLLEDIGESIEQIDAMMNQLRLSRKLEHAAGFIIGDFNMPDATYTKQDALKVIESYLKPLNKPSLAGFKIGHCEPNIAIPLGVDVILDTNEKSLRILPGVE from the coding sequence ATGAAAATACGTCCAGCAAGATTACAAACGGGCGATACCGTAGGACTTGTTTCTTTAAGTAGTCCAATTAATATAGAGGCGCTTGGGGACAAATTAGCGCTATTAGATGAGCTAGGCTTACATTATAAACTTGGTCAAACCATTCAAGCGTATGAGGGTTATTTAGCAGGTACAGATGAGGAACGTTTAGCAGACTTCCATCAAATGGTTCAAGATTCGGAAGTGAAAGCCATCTTCTTGGTAAAAGGCGGTTACGGAATCTCACGCTTACTTGATAAAATTAGTTATCCATTGCTTGAAGATAATCCGAAGATTGTTTGGGGTTTTTCGGATGTGACAGCTTTACATATACCGGTTAATGAATACTCAAATATTGTGACCTTTCACGGTCCAATGTTATCTAGCCCAAATGGTGAATTAGATGAGTTATCGAAAAAGATGTTCCAACAATTATTTGTGCCAATGGAAATTGAATACGCAGAACATATTTCTCCACTCCATACAATCGTTCCAGGAGTTGTTCGTGGCGAGGTGACAGGCGGCAATTTAAATCGTATTGTGAGCACGCTAGGCACGAAGTTTGAAATCGATATGCGAAATAAAGTGGTGCTACTTGAGGACATTGGGGAATCTATTGAACAAATTGATGCAATGATGAATCAATTACGCTTATCTAGAAAATTAGAGCATGCTGCAGGATTTATTATTGGTGACTTTAACATGCCAGATGCAACGTATACCAAACAGGATGCACTGAAGGTCATTGAAAGTTATTTAAAACCATTAAATAAGCCCTCATTGGCAGGCTTTAAAATCGGTCACTGTGAGCCAAACATCGCCATTCCACTTGGAGTAGATGTTATTTTGGATACCAATGAGAAAAGTCTTAGAATCTTACCAGGTGTAGAATAA
- the nagB gene encoding glucosamine-6-phosphate deaminase — protein sequence MNAVGNFKWIEAVNYEEMSRFAAEIFIEQLKEKSTTVLGMATGGTPEGFYKELVSAYEAGEISFAEAKSFNLDEYVGIRPTNRASYHYYMNHHLFNHIDMEREHIYIPSGCTDDLKKAVIHYDELIEQAGNIDIQLLGIGMNGHIGFNEPGTSFAHGTNVVTLTESTREANKIYFDSMVDVPTHAITMGIKTIMNAKKIVLLISGASKQEAFDQLRSGEVTEGFPASALLNHNDVTVIYTGVK from the coding sequence ATGAATGCAGTCGGAAATTTTAAATGGATTGAAGCTGTGAATTATGAAGAAATGAGTAGATTCGCTGCAGAGATTTTTATAGAACAGTTAAAAGAAAAGAGTACAACAGTTTTGGGGATGGCAACGGGTGGAACGCCTGAAGGTTTCTATAAAGAACTAGTAAGCGCATATGAAGCTGGTGAAATTTCATTCGCTGAGGCGAAGTCGTTTAATTTGGATGAGTATGTGGGAATTCGACCTACCAATAGGGCGAGTTATCATTACTATATGAATCATCATTTGTTCAATCATATTGATATGGAACGTGAACATATTTATATACCTTCAGGGTGTACAGATGATTTAAAAAAGGCTGTTATACACTATGATGAATTAATTGAGCAAGCAGGGAATATTGACATTCAGCTACTCGGGATTGGGATGAATGGTCATATAGGATTTAATGAGCCTGGAACATCTTTCGCGCACGGAACAAATGTTGTAACGCTAACTGAGTCAACGCGTGAAGCAAATAAAATTTATTTTGATTCCATGGTAGATGTACCGACACATGCGATTACAATGGGAATTAAAACGATTATGAATGCTAAAAAAATCGTACTATTAATATCAGGAGCTTCAAAGCAAGAAGCATTTGATCAGTTACGTAGTGGTGAAGTTACAGAGGGTTTCCCCGCAAGTGCTTTATTAAATCACAATGATGTTACGGTTATTTATACAGGTGTTAAATAG
- a CDS encoding nucleotidyltransferase-like protein, whose product MEHILRPIYQERASQPDTLGVILINKREHELTLTDTFDAVLLIIVKDAEAPIYSKHYTYGESKMVMHIVTEKRLRKWIFIGSNKRLVNWLFNGRIMFDRNEFLFKLRSELQEFPFFGRKLKTGIQFSKLIRSYLEGKELFESGDYLDAYNHVIASLHHLGRLSVIDSGNYPEVTVWAQVKRNDPAIYKLYEELIMSNESLEKRLELLFLAGEFLINSRTNDGAQHILETMLAQPTWTIQELHDQPELSYYSTELEVFVEYLIEKGLILVETVIAKNEAIFHRNYYIDRQFVEREYGL is encoded by the coding sequence ATGGAACACATTTTAAGACCGATTTATCAAGAACGTGCAAGTCAGCCAGATACATTAGGGGTTATTTTAATTAATAAGCGGGAGCATGAACTTACTTTGACAGATACATTCGATGCTGTTCTTCTTATTATAGTAAAAGATGCAGAAGCACCAATATATTCTAAACACTATACATATGGTGAGTCGAAGATGGTTATGCACATCGTAACTGAAAAACGTTTACGTAAATGGATTTTCATAGGTTCTAATAAGCGATTAGTAAATTGGTTATTTAATGGCAGGATTATGTTTGACCGCAATGAGTTTCTTTTTAAATTACGCTCAGAGTTACAAGAATTCCCGTTCTTTGGTCGAAAGTTAAAAACAGGTATTCAATTTTCAAAATTAATTCGTAGTTATTTAGAAGGCAAAGAGTTATTTGAAAGTGGTGATTATTTAGATGCATATAATCATGTGATTGCATCTCTTCATCATTTAGGTCGCTTATCAGTTATTGATAGTGGTAACTATCCAGAAGTAACAGTATGGGCACAAGTAAAAAGAAATGACCCAGCCATTTATAAACTATATGAAGAACTAATTATGAGTAATGAAAGTTTAGAAAAGCGTTTAGAACTATTATTTTTAGCAGGAGAGTTTTTAATTAATTCAAGAACAAATGATGGTGCACAACATATTTTAGAAACGATGCTAGCTCAACCAACTTGGACAATTCAAGAACTTCATGATCAACCAGAACTAAGCTACTATTCAACGGAACTAGAAGTTTTTGTTGAATACTTAATTGAAAAAGGTCTTATACTTGTGGAAACGGTAATAGCGAAGAATGAGGCTATATTCCATCGTAACTATTATATTGATAGACAATTTGTTGAAAGAGAATATGGATTATAG
- a CDS encoding YgzB family protein, whose amino-acid sequence MKKYSNKINKIRSFALALVFIGFVIMYGAIFFRENQVLVLIFMTVGLLCIIGSTVVYGWIGLLSTRAVQVVCPGCGKWTKVLGRVDLCMYCNEPLTMDPNLEGEEFDQSYNSKKQ is encoded by the coding sequence ATGAAAAAATATAGCAATAAAATTAATAAAATTCGTTCATTCGCACTTGCGCTTGTTTTTATTGGATTTGTTATTATGTATGGCGCAATCTTCTTCAGAGAAAATCAAGTATTAGTCTTAATCTTTATGACAGTCGGCCTTCTTTGTATTATTGGCAGTACGGTTGTCTATGGTTGGATTGGTTTGTTATCAACTCGTGCTGTACAAGTTGTTTGTCCTGGATGCGGGAAATGGACGAAAGTGTTAGGTCGCGTAGATTTATGTATGTATTGCAACGAACCACTTACGATGGACCCGAATTTAGAAGGTGAAGAATTCGATCAATCTTATAATAGTAAAAAACAATAA
- the perR gene encoding peroxide-responsive transcriptional repressor PerR, translating to MSELHLKDALDTLKTTGVRITPQRHAILEYLIQCMKHPTADEIYKALGDKFPNMSVATVYNNLRVFREVGLVKELTYGDAASRFDFVTGDHYHMICESCGKIVDFHYPGLNEVEQFASHVTGFEVNSHRLEVYGTCPDCITVGSKKVQ from the coding sequence ATGTCTGAATTGCATTTAAAAGATGCGCTAGACACGTTAAAGACTACTGGTGTAAGAATTACTCCTCAGCGTCATGCGATTTTAGAATATTTAATTCAATGTATGAAACACCCAACAGCTGATGAAATTTACAAAGCACTTGGTGATAAATTCCCAAATATGAGTGTGGCGACAGTATATAATAACTTACGTGTATTCCGTGAAGTGGGCTTAGTAAAAGAGTTAACGTATGGTGATGCAGCAAGCCGTTTCGATTTCGTAACAGGGGATCACTATCATATGATTTGTGAGAGCTGCGGTAAGATTGTTGACTTCCATTACCCAGGATTAAATGAAGTAGAGCAATTCGCTTCACATGTGACTGGCTTTGAAGTAAATTCGCACCGTTTAGAAGTGTACGGAACTTGTCCTGACTGTATTACAGTTGGTTCAAAAAAAGTACAATAA
- a CDS encoding D-2-hydroxyacid dehydrogenase has product MVTIYFTFEPREDLKQPLIAEFPQADFEFDTKLDPIKLQGADILVTYGEDLKEQHLDVAEKLQWIFVASAGVEKMPAEAIAKRGILVSNVRGIHKKPMTESILAHILAYKRALPFIYEQQKKKEWNKKARLSELNGSTALIIGPGAIGGEIGRILQAFDVYTIGCNRSGEDAPFMNETYALEQLMEQLPKADIVISMLPSTNDTKYLLTRAHFEAMKDTAMFMNFGRGNLVDTDVLTQVLKDKLIEYAVLDVYEIEPLPKDSPLWELDNLAISPHFSSHSSRYVERSLDIFKPNLHKWLNGEHDLENKMNILRGY; this is encoded by the coding sequence ATGGTCACGATTTATTTTACTTTTGAGCCGCGCGAAGATTTAAAGCAGCCGCTTATTGCAGAGTTTCCGCAAGCAGATTTTGAATTTGATACAAAGTTAGACCCAATAAAATTACAGGGTGCGGATATATTAGTTACATATGGTGAGGATTTAAAAGAGCAGCATCTAGACGTTGCGGAAAAACTGCAATGGATTTTTGTCGCTTCAGCTGGAGTTGAGAAAATGCCAGCTGAAGCTATTGCAAAGCGCGGTATTTTAGTTTCAAACGTGCGCGGTATTCATAAAAAACCAATGACTGAATCGATTTTGGCACATATTTTAGCTTACAAACGTGCATTGCCATTCATATACGAACAGCAAAAGAAAAAAGAATGGAATAAAAAAGCGAGACTATCTGAGTTAAATGGTAGTACAGCACTCATCATTGGACCAGGTGCAATTGGAGGAGAAATCGGACGTATCTTACAAGCGTTTGACGTATACACAATTGGTTGTAACCGTTCAGGTGAGGATGCACCGTTTATGAATGAAACGTATGCTTTAGAACAATTAATGGAGCAATTGCCAAAAGCAGATATCGTTATTTCCATGCTACCATCAACAAACGATACAAAGTATTTACTAACGCGCGCACATTTTGAAGCAATGAAGGATACTGCAATGTTCATGAATTTTGGGCGCGGTAACTTAGTAGATACAGATGTACTTACCCAAGTATTAAAAGATAAGTTGATTGAATATGCTGTATTAGATGTCTACGAAATCGAGCCATTACCAAAAGACAGTCCATTATGGGAGTTAGATAATTTGGCCATTTCACCGCATTTTTCAAGTCATTCTTCACGTTATGTGGAACGCAGTTTAGACATTTTTAAGCCAAATCTACATAAATGGTTAAATGGGGAACATGATTTAGAAAATAAAATGAATATTTTACGAGGATACTAA